One Brassica napus cultivar Da-Ae chromosome A5, Da-Ae, whole genome shotgun sequence DNA window includes the following coding sequences:
- the LOC111198385 gene encoding disease resistance-like protein DSC2 isoform X1, with the protein MKMCIMRLVFLKYIFRSARLMTLSRNCKHHVFPSFHGPDVRRGFLSYLLKELREKAIDVFIDNDIERSKLIGPELTEAIRGSLIAVVLISRNYASSTWCLNELVQIMKCWEEDKQTVEVIFYEVDPSDVKKQKGDFGAVFDRTCAEKSTEEVERWRKALHIVAQIAGYHTSNYDDDAVMIAKIVTDVSNKFIDSTTSNDSDSLVGIETHIREIQTLLSLESDEVRMVGIWGPAGIGKTTIARALYGELSSKFTHAAFIESIQGKFEQNYRDEHAFMLHLQEKLLSETLNQKDFKIGHLGVAKARLKDKKVLVVLDDVDDLKQLEAMTDKTCWFGPQSRIIITTKDKKLFVAHEINHIYQVDFPSTSEALEILCLSAFRQHSPSSGFEDMAIEVTRLAGRLPLGLCVFGAYLRGMSRDRWIHALPRLRTSLDGKIEKVLRFSYDALCKEDQELFLHIACFLKGEWITDVVECLAESRLNVNHGLQVLLDKCFISIRKWGRLAVHNLLEQLAKDIVRKQSDNPGKRQFLVDAQDICDVLEENAGTETIRGIDFDLSEVRGDLVIDERAFEGMSRLQFLRFQKRGLYNNTKLLLPQDLKFRASKLRFLEWDQFPLACFPREFQPRRLVKLMMEHSKLEKLWEGPIPLPCLKLIELSSSDYLKELPDLSNATSLKVLRAGFCSSLSEISSIGKSTSLEELHLAGCFELIVIPSSIGNAINLKTLNVQVCQGLVELPSSIWSLKKLKKLLIAGCPNLNHLGSQLRSFPDISGNITELDMSNTAIEEFPSSIMAFSCLRKLTTMTAESLRVFPDVPDTIEVLKLHNAGIEEIPPTIKNLSRLTTLSMPRCKKLKVLPTNVNLQSLSSLDLSSCTQLRTFPEISVGIRSLNLSNTGIEEVPSSIWSWSSLLKLNLEDCHSLRVFHCVPDNIEELDLRNTGTDFSGGDLRINLKGCKNLVSLPHIPYRVSYLDASNCESLKRIDGLVSNPERCLSFANCFKLSEAARELIEESDYKFALLPGGELPAEFDHRAREGLLTVNLDQSPLPLFLRFKACLLLLHGHYIEDEDASEDDKDDEWMGAKRLFCDIWYVQNGLYVGHGSCKYQLPAVLGFKEHVYFLESSISLNLPETDENVSQLHFEFKITGKYWDVKDFGLQLFEDPDVRDDHVCCGDTYKETADINIRENLHAGTM; encoded by the exons ATGAAGATGTGTATTATGAG ATTGGTTTTTCTGAAATACATTTTCAGATCTGCTCGTCTGATGACTCTCTCTCGCAATTGTAAACACCATGTCTTTCCTAGCTTCCACGGGCCAGATGTCCGTAGAGGCTTTCTCAGCTACTTACTGAAGGAGTTAAGAGAGAAAGCAATCGACGTCTTCATAGACAATGATATAGAGAGGAGCAAGTTGATTGGTCCCGAGCTCACAGAAGCTATAAGAGGATCGTTAATTGCAGTTGTCTTGATCTCGCGGAACTACGCTTCATCAACATGGTGTCTGAACGAGTTGGTGCAGATCATGAAGTGTTGGGAAGAAGATAAGCAGACGGTGGAGGTGATTTTCTATGAAGTGGATCCATCTGACGTGAAAAAGCAGAAGGGCGACTTCGGAGCTGTCTTTGATAGAACTTGTGCAGAGAAATCAACGGAGGAAGTTGAGAGATGGAGAAAAGCTTTGCATATTGTGGCTCAAATCGCTGGTTACCATACAAGCAACTA tGATGATGATGCAGTCATGATTGCAAAAATTGTTACCGATGTTTCGAACAAGTTCATTGATTCTACAACATCAAATGATTCCGACAGCTTAGTTGGGATTGAAACTCATATACGGGAGATACAGACATTGTTGTCCTTAGAATCCGATGAAGTCCGGATGGTTGGTATCTGGGGTCCTGCTGGAATTGGTAAGACGACCATCGCCAGAGCTTTATACGGAGAGCTCTCTAGTAAGTTTACACATGCTGCTTTTATTGAGAGTATCCAAGGGAAGTTTGAGCAAAATTATCGTGACGAGCACGCCTTCATGTTGCATTTACAAGAAAAACTTTTGTCTGAGACCTTAAATcagaaagattttaaaataggTCATTTGGGTGTGGCAaaagcaagactgaaggacaaGAAAGTGCTTGTCGTTCTTGATGATGTGGATGACTTAAAGCAGCTAGAAGCCATGACTGACAAAACTTGCTGGTTTGGGCCTCAAAGTAGGATTATCATCACAACAAAGGATAAAAAGCTTTTTGTAGCACATGAGATCAACCATATTTACCAAGTGGATTTTCCATCTACATCTGAAGCTCTTGAAATTCTCTGTCTGTCTGCTTTTCGTCAACATTCACCTTCATCAGGGTTTGAGGACATGGCCATAGAAGTTACACGGCTCGCCGGTCGTCTTCCTTTGGGTCTGTGTGTTTTTGGCGCTTATCTGCGAGGAATGTCCAGGGATCGGTGGATACATGCATTACCTAGACTTAGGACGAGTCTTGATGGGAAGATTGAGAAAGTGTTAAGGTTCAGCTATGATGCTTTATGCAAGGAAGATCAAGAATTGTTTCTTCATATAGCATGTTTTCTCAAAGGTGAATGGATTACTGACGTGGTGGAGTGTCTTGCGGAGAGTCGTTTGAACGTCAACCACGGGCTCCAAGTGTTGTTGGATAAATGTTTCATATCTATACGCAAATGGGGACGGTTGGCGGTGCATAATTTGCTTGAGCAATTGGCTAAAGATATTGTCCGTAAACAGTCTGATAATCCTGGGAAACGTCAGTTCTTGGTGGATGCTCAGGACATTTGTGATGTGCTCGAGGAAAATGCT GGCACTGAAACCATTAGAGGAATAGATTTTGACTTATCGGAGGTCAGGGGAGACTTAGTTATTGACGAGCGAGCCTTTGAAGGGATGTCTAGGCTCCAGTTCTTAAGATTTCAGAAACGGGGTTTGTATAACAACACCAAACTTCTCCTACCCCAGGATCTGAAGTTTAGAGCTAGTAAACTTAGATTTCTTGAATGGGATCAGTTTCCGCTGGCATGTTTTCCTCGTGAGTTTCAACCGCGGCGTCTTGTCAAACTTATGATGGAGCACAGCAAGCTTGAAAAGCTGTGGGAAGGACctatt CCTCTCCCTTGTCTGAAGTTGATAGAGCTGTCTAGTTCCGACTACCTCAAAGAACTTCCGGATCTGTCCAATGCCACTAGTCTCAAGGTACTGAGGGCTGGTTTTTGCTCAAGTCTGTCGGAGATCTCCTCTATTGGGAAGTCCACTAGTCTCGAGGAGTTACATCTCGCTGGTTGCTTTGAGTTGATTGTGATCCCCTCGTCCATTGGGAATGCTATTAATCTCAAGACGTTGAATGTCCAGGTGTGCCAGGGTCTGGTTGAACTCCCCTCCTCTATTTGGAGCCTTAAGAAGTTAAAGAAACTGTTAATTGCAGGATGCCCAAACCTTAACCATTTGGGGTCACAGTTGAGAAGCTTTCCTGATATTTCCGGAAACATTACAGAATTAGATATGAGTAATACAGCGATAGAAGAGTTTCCTTCGTCAATCATGGCTTTTTCGTGTCTTCGTAAACTCACAACAATGACTGCTGAAAGTCTCAGGGTGTTTCCAGATGTTCCTGACACCATCGAAGTGTTAAAATTGCACAATGCGGGAATAGAAGAAATTCCTCCGACGATTAAGAATCTCTCACGTCTCACTACACTAAGCATGCCTCGCTGCAAGAAGCTAAAGGTCCTTCCAACCAACGTCAACCTGCAATCGCTCTCTTCACTTGATCTCAGTTCCTGCACACAATTGAGAACTTTTCCAGAGATATCTGTAGGCATTAGATCTCTTAATCTGAGCAATACTGGTATAGAAGAAGTCCCTTCATCCATATGGTCTTGGTCCAGTCTTCTTAAATTGAACTTGGAAGATTGCCACAGCCTTCGGGTGTTCCATTGCGTTCCTGACAACATCGAAGAGTTGGACTTGAGAAATACGGGAACAGATTTCTCAGGTGGGGATTTACGTATAAACCTCAAAGGGTGCAAGAATCTTGTGTCACTGCCCCACATTCCGTATCGCGTCTCATACCTTGATGCATCTAACTGTGAGTCGCTGAAGAGAATAGATGGCTTAGTTAGCAATCCAGAGAGATGTCTCAGTTTTGCTAACTGTTTCAAGCTGAGTGAAGCAGCGAGAGAACTCATCGAGGAATCGGATTACAAGTTTGCGCTCTTACCTGGTGGAGAACTGCCTGCAGAATTTGATCACCGAGCAAGAGAGGGTTTACTAACTGTCAATTTGGATCAGAGCCCTCTACCTTTATTCTTACGATTTAAAGCTTGCCTTTTGCTGCTTCATGGACACTATATAGAGGACGAGGATGCCAGTGAGGATGATAAGGACGATGAATGGATGGGTGCCAAGAGGCTTTTCTGTGACATCTGGTACGTTCAGAATGGCCTCTATGTTGGACATGGATCCTGCAAGTACCAGCTACCAGCAGTACTTGGATTTAAGGAGCATGTGTATTTCTTGGAATCTTCCATTTCACTAAACCTTCCTGAAACAGATGAGAATGTCAGCCAGCTTCATTTTGAGTTCAAGATCACTGGTAAATACTGGGATGTAAAAGACTTTGGTCTACAGCTCTTCGAAGACCCTGATGTTCGTGATGACCATGTATGCTGTGGTGATACTTACAAAGAAACTGCGGACATCAATATTAGAGAAAACTTACATGCAGGAACAATgtga
- the LOC111198385 gene encoding disease resistance-like protein DSC2 isoform X2, protein MTLSRNCKHHVFPSFHGPDVRRGFLSYLLKELREKAIDVFIDNDIERSKLIGPELTEAIRGSLIAVVLISRNYASSTWCLNELVQIMKCWEEDKQTVEVIFYEVDPSDVKKQKGDFGAVFDRTCAEKSTEEVERWRKALHIVAQIAGYHTSNYDDDAVMIAKIVTDVSNKFIDSTTSNDSDSLVGIETHIREIQTLLSLESDEVRMVGIWGPAGIGKTTIARALYGELSSKFTHAAFIESIQGKFEQNYRDEHAFMLHLQEKLLSETLNQKDFKIGHLGVAKARLKDKKVLVVLDDVDDLKQLEAMTDKTCWFGPQSRIIITTKDKKLFVAHEINHIYQVDFPSTSEALEILCLSAFRQHSPSSGFEDMAIEVTRLAGRLPLGLCVFGAYLRGMSRDRWIHALPRLRTSLDGKIEKVLRFSYDALCKEDQELFLHIACFLKGEWITDVVECLAESRLNVNHGLQVLLDKCFISIRKWGRLAVHNLLEQLAKDIVRKQSDNPGKRQFLVDAQDICDVLEENAGTETIRGIDFDLSEVRGDLVIDERAFEGMSRLQFLRFQKRGLYNNTKLLLPQDLKFRASKLRFLEWDQFPLACFPREFQPRRLVKLMMEHSKLEKLWEGPIPLPCLKLIELSSSDYLKELPDLSNATSLKVLRAGFCSSLSEISSIGKSTSLEELHLAGCFELIVIPSSIGNAINLKTLNVQVCQGLVELPSSIWSLKKLKKLLIAGCPNLNHLGSQLRSFPDISGNITELDMSNTAIEEFPSSIMAFSCLRKLTTMTAESLRVFPDVPDTIEVLKLHNAGIEEIPPTIKNLSRLTTLSMPRCKKLKVLPTNVNLQSLSSLDLSSCTQLRTFPEISVGIRSLNLSNTGIEEVPSSIWSWSSLLKLNLEDCHSLRVFHCVPDNIEELDLRNTGTDFSGGDLRINLKGCKNLVSLPHIPYRVSYLDASNCESLKRIDGLVSNPERCLSFANCFKLSEAARELIEESDYKFALLPGGELPAEFDHRAREGLLTVNLDQSPLPLFLRFKACLLLLHGHYIEDEDASEDDKDDEWMGAKRLFCDIWYVQNGLYVGHGSCKYQLPAVLGFKEHVYFLESSISLNLPETDENVSQLHFEFKITGKYWDVKDFGLQLFEDPDVRDDHVCCGDTYKETADINIRENLHAGTM, encoded by the exons ATGACTCTCTCTCGCAATTGTAAACACCATGTCTTTCCTAGCTTCCACGGGCCAGATGTCCGTAGAGGCTTTCTCAGCTACTTACTGAAGGAGTTAAGAGAGAAAGCAATCGACGTCTTCATAGACAATGATATAGAGAGGAGCAAGTTGATTGGTCCCGAGCTCACAGAAGCTATAAGAGGATCGTTAATTGCAGTTGTCTTGATCTCGCGGAACTACGCTTCATCAACATGGTGTCTGAACGAGTTGGTGCAGATCATGAAGTGTTGGGAAGAAGATAAGCAGACGGTGGAGGTGATTTTCTATGAAGTGGATCCATCTGACGTGAAAAAGCAGAAGGGCGACTTCGGAGCTGTCTTTGATAGAACTTGTGCAGAGAAATCAACGGAGGAAGTTGAGAGATGGAGAAAAGCTTTGCATATTGTGGCTCAAATCGCTGGTTACCATACAAGCAACTA tGATGATGATGCAGTCATGATTGCAAAAATTGTTACCGATGTTTCGAACAAGTTCATTGATTCTACAACATCAAATGATTCCGACAGCTTAGTTGGGATTGAAACTCATATACGGGAGATACAGACATTGTTGTCCTTAGAATCCGATGAAGTCCGGATGGTTGGTATCTGGGGTCCTGCTGGAATTGGTAAGACGACCATCGCCAGAGCTTTATACGGAGAGCTCTCTAGTAAGTTTACACATGCTGCTTTTATTGAGAGTATCCAAGGGAAGTTTGAGCAAAATTATCGTGACGAGCACGCCTTCATGTTGCATTTACAAGAAAAACTTTTGTCTGAGACCTTAAATcagaaagattttaaaataggTCATTTGGGTGTGGCAaaagcaagactgaaggacaaGAAAGTGCTTGTCGTTCTTGATGATGTGGATGACTTAAAGCAGCTAGAAGCCATGACTGACAAAACTTGCTGGTTTGGGCCTCAAAGTAGGATTATCATCACAACAAAGGATAAAAAGCTTTTTGTAGCACATGAGATCAACCATATTTACCAAGTGGATTTTCCATCTACATCTGAAGCTCTTGAAATTCTCTGTCTGTCTGCTTTTCGTCAACATTCACCTTCATCAGGGTTTGAGGACATGGCCATAGAAGTTACACGGCTCGCCGGTCGTCTTCCTTTGGGTCTGTGTGTTTTTGGCGCTTATCTGCGAGGAATGTCCAGGGATCGGTGGATACATGCATTACCTAGACTTAGGACGAGTCTTGATGGGAAGATTGAGAAAGTGTTAAGGTTCAGCTATGATGCTTTATGCAAGGAAGATCAAGAATTGTTTCTTCATATAGCATGTTTTCTCAAAGGTGAATGGATTACTGACGTGGTGGAGTGTCTTGCGGAGAGTCGTTTGAACGTCAACCACGGGCTCCAAGTGTTGTTGGATAAATGTTTCATATCTATACGCAAATGGGGACGGTTGGCGGTGCATAATTTGCTTGAGCAATTGGCTAAAGATATTGTCCGTAAACAGTCTGATAATCCTGGGAAACGTCAGTTCTTGGTGGATGCTCAGGACATTTGTGATGTGCTCGAGGAAAATGCT GGCACTGAAACCATTAGAGGAATAGATTTTGACTTATCGGAGGTCAGGGGAGACTTAGTTATTGACGAGCGAGCCTTTGAAGGGATGTCTAGGCTCCAGTTCTTAAGATTTCAGAAACGGGGTTTGTATAACAACACCAAACTTCTCCTACCCCAGGATCTGAAGTTTAGAGCTAGTAAACTTAGATTTCTTGAATGGGATCAGTTTCCGCTGGCATGTTTTCCTCGTGAGTTTCAACCGCGGCGTCTTGTCAAACTTATGATGGAGCACAGCAAGCTTGAAAAGCTGTGGGAAGGACctatt CCTCTCCCTTGTCTGAAGTTGATAGAGCTGTCTAGTTCCGACTACCTCAAAGAACTTCCGGATCTGTCCAATGCCACTAGTCTCAAGGTACTGAGGGCTGGTTTTTGCTCAAGTCTGTCGGAGATCTCCTCTATTGGGAAGTCCACTAGTCTCGAGGAGTTACATCTCGCTGGTTGCTTTGAGTTGATTGTGATCCCCTCGTCCATTGGGAATGCTATTAATCTCAAGACGTTGAATGTCCAGGTGTGCCAGGGTCTGGTTGAACTCCCCTCCTCTATTTGGAGCCTTAAGAAGTTAAAGAAACTGTTAATTGCAGGATGCCCAAACCTTAACCATTTGGGGTCACAGTTGAGAAGCTTTCCTGATATTTCCGGAAACATTACAGAATTAGATATGAGTAATACAGCGATAGAAGAGTTTCCTTCGTCAATCATGGCTTTTTCGTGTCTTCGTAAACTCACAACAATGACTGCTGAAAGTCTCAGGGTGTTTCCAGATGTTCCTGACACCATCGAAGTGTTAAAATTGCACAATGCGGGAATAGAAGAAATTCCTCCGACGATTAAGAATCTCTCACGTCTCACTACACTAAGCATGCCTCGCTGCAAGAAGCTAAAGGTCCTTCCAACCAACGTCAACCTGCAATCGCTCTCTTCACTTGATCTCAGTTCCTGCACACAATTGAGAACTTTTCCAGAGATATCTGTAGGCATTAGATCTCTTAATCTGAGCAATACTGGTATAGAAGAAGTCCCTTCATCCATATGGTCTTGGTCCAGTCTTCTTAAATTGAACTTGGAAGATTGCCACAGCCTTCGGGTGTTCCATTGCGTTCCTGACAACATCGAAGAGTTGGACTTGAGAAATACGGGAACAGATTTCTCAGGTGGGGATTTACGTATAAACCTCAAAGGGTGCAAGAATCTTGTGTCACTGCCCCACATTCCGTATCGCGTCTCATACCTTGATGCATCTAACTGTGAGTCGCTGAAGAGAATAGATGGCTTAGTTAGCAATCCAGAGAGATGTCTCAGTTTTGCTAACTGTTTCAAGCTGAGTGAAGCAGCGAGAGAACTCATCGAGGAATCGGATTACAAGTTTGCGCTCTTACCTGGTGGAGAACTGCCTGCAGAATTTGATCACCGAGCAAGAGAGGGTTTACTAACTGTCAATTTGGATCAGAGCCCTCTACCTTTATTCTTACGATTTAAAGCTTGCCTTTTGCTGCTTCATGGACACTATATAGAGGACGAGGATGCCAGTGAGGATGATAAGGACGATGAATGGATGGGTGCCAAGAGGCTTTTCTGTGACATCTGGTACGTTCAGAATGGCCTCTATGTTGGACATGGATCCTGCAAGTACCAGCTACCAGCAGTACTTGGATTTAAGGAGCATGTGTATTTCTTGGAATCTTCCATTTCACTAAACCTTCCTGAAACAGATGAGAATGTCAGCCAGCTTCATTTTGAGTTCAAGATCACTGGTAAATACTGGGATGTAAAAGACTTTGGTCTACAGCTCTTCGAAGACCCTGATGTTCGTGATGACCATGTATGCTGTGGTGATACTTACAAAGAAACTGCGGACATCAATATTAGAGAAAACTTACATGCAGGAACAATgtga
- the LOC106345957 gene encoding 40S ribosomal protein S16-3-like, with translation MATKPAKQSVQCFGRKKTAVAVTHCKPGCGMIKLNGSPIELFQPEILRFKIYEPVLLLGKHRFAGVDMRIRVKGGGHTSQVYAIRQSIAKALVAFYQKYVDEQSKKEVKDILIRYDRTLLVADPRRCEPKKFGGRGARSRFQKSYR, from the coding sequence ATGGCGACGAAACCAGCTAAACAATCCGTGCAATGCTTCGGGAGGAAGAAGACGGCCGTCGCCGTCACCCACTGCAAGCCCGGCTGCGGTATGATCAAGCTCAACGGCTCCCCGATCGAGCTATTCCAGCCAGAGATCCTCCGGTTCAAGATCTACGAGCCGGTCCTTCTCCTAGGGAAGCACCGTTTCGCGGGCGTGGACATGAGGATCCGCGTCAAGGGCGGTGGTCACACTTCACAGGTCTACGCGATTCGTCAGAGTATCGCTAAGGCGTTGGTTGCGTTTTACCAGAAGTATGTTGACGAGCAGTCGAAGAAGGAGGTGAAGGATATTTTGATTAGGTACGATAGGACTCTGCTCGTGGCGGATCCGAGGAGGTGCGAGCCGAAGAAGTTTGGTGGGCGTGGTGCTCGTTCTCGTTTCCAGAAGAGTTACCGTTAA
- the LOC106429745 gene encoding two-component response regulator ARR22-like yields MLLFIPFLYNSIQYIAHIQDKHDQLLLILSVIVVKCCCSSKSKEEEEEVPAGQVVKKTFKKLCVLVVDDDRSCRSLYMGFIQMRGGFPYMAENGEEAVNLYRDGQTFNLILMDNEMPVMNGVSATKELRDLGVTSMIVGLTSHEDENSGFMEAGADHCLAKPITFENIYLLIEQLKDE; encoded by the exons atgctCTTGTTTATACCGTTTCTATATAATTCGATACAATATATAGCACATATTCAAGACAAACATGACCagcttttattaattttgtcgGTTATTGTTGTGAAGTGTTGTTGCAGTAGTAAAtcaaaggaggaagaagaagaagtaccGGCGGGACAAGTCGTGAAGAAGACATTTAAGAAACTATGCGTTTTGGTCGTGGATGATGATCGATCGTGCCGTTCACTGTACATGGGATTCATCCAAATGCGTGGAGGATTTCCTTACATGGCGGAAAATGGTGAGGAGGCAGTGAACCTATACCGCGATGGCCAAACCTTCAACCTTATCCTCATGGATAATGAAATGCCTGTGATGAATGGAGTTTCG GCAACCAAGGAGCTAAGAGACCTAGGGGTGACGTCAATGATCGTGGGATTGACGTCACATGAGGACGAGAATAGTGGATTTATGGAAGCTGGAGCTGACCATTGCTTGGCCAAGCCCATAAC atttgagaaTATCTACTTGCTCATCGAGCAGCTAAAAGACGAATGA
- the LOC106369759 gene encoding B3 domain-containing protein REM9 isoform X2: METPREPHFFKPLLPGFHSGVAIPLDFYSKHIQGAEINKPWKLRSDASDQIWEVIREGRTLTKGWKEFTEAHDLRIGDIVIFKHEGDMVFHVTPFGPSCCEILWSDADDAPTFSYDYCFLAEVTPTNQKDDKMFLPVEAMRCGALNQQCKEVKLVNKEGKSWTARFGFSESDGAYYISRGWRKFCRDNRCTNGDLFVFNVVGDGTTTPLLCVCPERKECTELLIKHFSRIDGSIASTSRN; this comes from the exons ATGGAAACTCCCCGAGAACCTCATTTCTTCAAGCCTCTTCTTCCTGGTTTTCACAGTGGTGTGGCAATACCACTTGACTTCTACTCAAAACACATACAAGGGGCTGAGATCAATAAACCATGGAAGCTAAGATCGGACGCTTCGGATCAAATTTGGGAggtgatccgagaaggcaggaCACTCACCAAAGGTTGGAAAGAGTTCACCGAAGCACATGATCTTCGAATCGGTGACATTGTCATCTTCAAACACGAAGGAGACATGGTCTTTCATGTGACTCCTTTTGGTCCTAGCTGTTGTGAGATTCTGTGGTCCGACGCGGATGATGCTCCTACTTTCTCATACGACTACTGCTTCTTGGCTGAGGTTACTCCTACAAATCAAAAGGACGACAAAATG TTTCTTCCTGTGGAAGCTATGAGGTGTGGTGCTTTGAACCAACAATGCAAAGAGGTCAAACTTGTCAACAAGGAGGGAAAGTCATGGACTGCACGCTTCGGATTTAGCGAATCAGACGGCGCATATTACATCAGCAGAGGGTGGAGAAAGTTCTGTCGTGATAACAGATGCACCAACGGAGATTTGTTTGTGTTCAACGTGGTTGGAGACGGGACGACAACTCCATTACTGTGTGTATGTCCGGAAAGAAAGGAGTGTACTGAACTACTGATCAAGCACTTCAGCAGAATCGATG GTAGCATTGCTTCTACCTCACGAAATTAG
- the LOC106369759 gene encoding B3 domain-containing protein REM7 isoform X1 has translation METPREPHFFKPLLPGFHSGVAIPLDFYSKHIQGAEINKPWKLRSDASDQIWEVIREGRTLTKGWKEFTEAHDLRIGDIVIFKHEGDMVFHVTPFGPSCCEILWSDADDAPTFSYDYCFLAEVTPTNQKDDKMFLPVEAMRCGALNQQCKEVKLVNKEGKSWTARFGFSESDGAYYISRGWRKFCRDNRCTNGDLFVFNVVGDGTTTPLLCVCPERKECTELLIKHFSRIDGKSSHLTCLCCLYLQCYYFASALTCVLFFYR, from the exons ATGGAAACTCCCCGAGAACCTCATTTCTTCAAGCCTCTTCTTCCTGGTTTTCACAGTGGTGTGGCAATACCACTTGACTTCTACTCAAAACACATACAAGGGGCTGAGATCAATAAACCATGGAAGCTAAGATCGGACGCTTCGGATCAAATTTGGGAggtgatccgagaaggcaggaCACTCACCAAAGGTTGGAAAGAGTTCACCGAAGCACATGATCTTCGAATCGGTGACATTGTCATCTTCAAACACGAAGGAGACATGGTCTTTCATGTGACTCCTTTTGGTCCTAGCTGTTGTGAGATTCTGTGGTCCGACGCGGATGATGCTCCTACTTTCTCATACGACTACTGCTTCTTGGCTGAGGTTACTCCTACAAATCAAAAGGACGACAAAATG TTTCTTCCTGTGGAAGCTATGAGGTGTGGTGCTTTGAACCAACAATGCAAAGAGGTCAAACTTGTCAACAAGGAGGGAAAGTCATGGACTGCACGCTTCGGATTTAGCGAATCAGACGGCGCATATTACATCAGCAGAGGGTGGAGAAAGTTCTGTCGTGATAACAGATGCACCAACGGAGATTTGTTTGTGTTCAACGTGGTTGGAGACGGGACGACAACTCCATTACTGTGTGTATGTCCGGAAAGAAAGGAGTGTACTGAACTACTGATCAAGCACTTCAGCAGAATCGATGGTAAGTCTTCTCATTTGACTTGTTTGTGTTGTCTATATCTTCAATGTTACTACTTTGCTTCTGCTTTAACTTGTGTTCTCTTCTTCTACAGGTAG